GCCGGCTGACCATTGACCCGCACTCCCCCGCCGAGCTGCGCTGCAATGCCGTGGTCAGCAATCTTGACGCCTTCCACGAGGCCTTCGAGACCACACCCAGCGACAAGATGTGGCGCGAACCTGCCGAACGCGTCAGCATCTGGTAGCAGTGACGGTGGCGAACAACTAAAACAAATGGCAATGGCGACCCGGATCCCCGGGCCGCCATTGCCATCACTGTCCAACCACAAGGTCAGCGCGGGTACATGTCCGGGTTGACGGTCAGGCACTGGCCGGGTTGATCGGCCGTACTGGAGACAATTTTCTCCGGGACCACCGTGGTGCCGTATTCGGTGCCGGACACCCAGTCGCTGCCCACCAGCAGGCGCACGCCAACAATGGTCGGGTCGGAGACCACGGCCGTTTCGGGCAGCTTGAACAGGGCCGCAACATCGGCGGCAACATCGGCCATGTCGGCACCGTAAAGCACCCGGGTTTGCGCCTCCGCCGGCACGTCACCCACGCTGAAGGTGTTGGTGAAGCCGTCAGCGGCCAGCAGCTGGATGAGTTCCATGCTCCGGCCCACCAGGGATGAGGCGTTGGCGATGGATATCGGCTGGAGTGCCTTATCGTAGGCCGGGACTTCGGTGGCCGGGTCCGTGGCCGGATCAGTTTCTGCACCGGGCGTTTCCGTGCCGGGGGTTTCCTCCGGGGCCGCGGGCTCCGGCGTGAGCGAGGTGCCATTGCGCAGGGCGGCAAAGAATTGTGCGGCGTCTGGCTCCAAAAGCTGGACCTTGTTGTTGTCGCCCACGTACGCCGCAGTGGGAACTGTGACAAACGCCACCTGGGCAAGATCAATCTTTGCCAGGCGCGTGGCAATGCCCACCATGGAGGGAATGTTGGCCAGGCCCTGGTCGATGGTCAGGTTCCTTGTGACCACGTCGGCCAGGTTATACAGTTTGGGCAGGTTGGTCAGGGTGCCTTCGCTCTTGACCTTGCGGATCATGGAGCCGAGGAAATACTGCTGGGCCTGGATGCGGGAAAGGTCACTGGCATCACCGAATGAATGGCGGGTGCGCAGGAACTGCAAGGCTTGTTCCCCCGAAATCCAACTGTTGCCTGCTGGCAGCACCAGCCCTGACCCTGGGTTGTCATTCAGAGCGTGGTCGATGCATACTTCCACGCCACCTAGGGCTGTTGAGAGTTCCTTCACGGCGGTGAAGTCGGCCAGCATGAAGTGGTCGATGGTCAGCCCGGTGATGTCATTGATCGCCGCAACGGTGCATCCCGGCCCCGCCTGAAGGGAGGCGTTGAGCTGGCCCGCCAACGACCCTGCGATGACGCCGTTGCCGTCGGCACTCTTGCAGTCCGGGATGGGGACCATCAAATCGCGTGGAAAACTGGTGACGGAGACGCGGCTGTTGTCGGCTGAAATGTCCATCAGCAGCATGACATCGGCGTTGCCCTCGCCGGTGGAGTCATCGGCCGTACCGTACTCGCTGTTGGCTCCGGCTCGGGTGTCGGTGCCCATGATCAGGATCTGCAACGAGCCTGTCTGCTCGGCCTGCGGCTGGTTGGAGGACTTGTTGCCGATCCCCACGTTTAGTTCTGCCGTGGTCACGTTGGTCTGCAGCTTGTAAAACAGCAGGCCTGCGGTTCCCAGACCGAGCACCACGACGGCCGAGAGCGTCAGTGCCGTGATCCGCAGCCACAGTGAGGGCTTCTTCGCCGGCTTGAAGTGCCTGCCGACCGGCCCTGCTGAGCTGCGGGGTCCACTGCGTGGGGTGCTGGCAGCTTTCGCTTGCCCCGTTTCGGCACGGCGACGCCCCATGGATGAACCTTTCACAGACAATAATGACTTTGACGAGTTTAGCGAGCAAAACTGGGAACATCCCCAACGCCGCGCGCTACCCCGACAGTTGTGGCTTAGAAGCCCAGCTTGACCAGCTGCTTGGGATCACGCTGCCAGTCCTTGGCGACCTTCACGTGCAGGTCCAGGTAAATCTTAGTGCCCAGCAGCGCCTCAATGCCCTTGCGTGCATTGGTGCCCACCTCGCGCAGCCTGGCGCCTCCCTTGCCGATGATGATGGCCTTCTGGGAAGGCCGTTCAACGTAAAGGTTCACCCGCACATCCAGCAGCGGATTGTCCTCGCTACGCCCCTCTCGGGGGATGATCTCCTCCACCACAACCGCCAGGGAGTGTGGCAGTTCATCCCGCACACCTTCCAGGGCTGCCTCACGGATCAGCTCCGCAACCATGACGGCTTCGGGCTCATCCGTGAGTTCGCCGTCGGGATAGAGCGCTGGTGACAGCGGCAGGTAGTCGGCAAATACCTTCGCCAGCGTTTCAACCTGGAAATCCTCCACGGCGGAGACAGGCACGACGGCGGCAAATCCCCTTTCGCCGATGACCTCCCGGCCCAGCTTCTCAACAGCTATGAGCTGGTCCGTCACCGCCTGCCGGTCGACCGTGTCAGTTTTGGTCACAATGGCAATGACCGGCTTGTTGCCCACGTTGCCCAGCTGTGCTGCGATGTAGCGGTCACCGGGGCCGATCTTTTCGTTGGCGGGCAGGCAGAAGCCGATGACATCCACTTCCGACAGCGTGTCCGCAACGAGGTCGTTCAGGCGCTTACCCAGCAATGTCCGGGGCCTGTGCAGTCCGGGGGTGTCCACCAGGACCAGCTGGAAGTTGTCCCTGTGGACGATTCCGCGAATCGTGTGCCGGGTGGTTTGCGGCTTCGCGGAGGTGATGGCCACCTTCTGCCCCACGAGCGCATTGGTCAATGTTGACTTGCCCGCATTGGGGCGGCCTGCAAGAACGGCAAAACCTGCGCGGAAGTCATCGCCCTTGCTTTCAATCAGGCCGGACTTGCCCTTGTTCTTACTCATGATCGCTCCTGTGTTGCTGCTCGGTGGGGGTCTTAATGGCCGTACTGTCATTCTCGGCTGGTTCAATGGCGCTGGCAATGAGGTGGCTGACCCGGTTGGGTGAACCTTCAATTCTCTGGGCCACCAGCAAGATGCCGTTGACCTCCACACTGTTGCCGACGGAGGGAATCCTGCCCAGGTGTTTGGCGAGCAAGCCGCCTGCCGTGTCCACTTCGTCGTCGTCAATGTCTTTGCCGAAGAGTTCCCCCAGCTCATCGATGGCCATGCGGGCCTTGACGAGATATCTGCCGTCGGGCAGTTTTTGTACCTCTGGTGAAACCTGGTCGTACTCGTCGGCGATTTCGCCGACAATTTCCTCGATCAAATCTTCCAGTGTCACAAGCCCGGCGGTACCGCCGTACTCGTCCACAACGATGGCGAAATGGGTGGATTCGCGTTGCAGTTCCTTCAGGAGGTCGGCGACAGTTTTGGATTCCGGCACGTAGCGGACGCTTCTTGCCAGCTGCTCCACCTTGGGCGCTTCCTCGTGGTCCCCAAGCCTGTGCAGCGTGGCAACAACATCCTTCAGGTACAGCACGCCAAGAATATGGTCGGTGCTCTCGCCTATGACGGGGATGCGGGAGTACCCTGAGCGCAGGAAAATTTCCAGTGCATCCTCAAGGGCGCCGCCCTGGTCAACGCTGATGATTTCCGTGCGCGGCACCATGACGGCGCGCACCATGGTTTCGCCCAGGTCAAAGACACTGTGAATCAGTTCTGCTTCATCGTCTTCGATCATGTCCGCTTCACTGGCACGGTCAACGAATTCGCGGAATTCCTCTTCGCTGACAAAGGCGTCGTCACTGCCCGTGGTGTCCTTGGCCAGCAACGAACCAAGCCGGATGAGCCATTCGGGGATGGGGCCCAGGATCCGCCGCAGCAGGTGCACCAACCAGGCGGAACGCCCGATCAGTGCACTTGCATGCATCCTGCCCAGTCTGCGTGGGGAAACACCGACCAGCATGAATCCCAGGACAGCCATCACGACTGTGGCGATGAGACCGGCAATCCATTCATTGCCCAACAAACCAACAAGGAAGATGGCAACAGCAACTGCGGCAGCCATTTCGGACCACACGCGCCAAAATCGCAGTGCGTTGAGGTGGACGGCGGGTTCTGCCAGCACTTTTTCCAGGGATGCGTGGCGGCCATGGGCAGCCACTGCCTCGGCATCATGGCGGGGAAAGAAACTCAAAGCTGACTCGAGGGCGGCCATGAAGGCGGCGATGACAGTGAAGATCACTCCCATGACCGGTAAAGCAACAAGCGTCACTTCATTGTCTCCCGCGGTGCTTCCTTGCCCAGGAAGCTGGAGAGCAGTTCACGCTGGAGGCCAAACATCTCTTCTTTTTCTTCCGGCTCGGCATGGTCGTAGCCCATAAGGTGCAGCATGCCGTGCGTGGTGAGGAGCAGGAGCTCCTCTTCCATGCTGTGGCCGGCCGCCTCGCCTTGTTCGGCGGCAACCACAGGGCACAGCACAATGTCGCCAAGCAGGCCGGGCGCTGTCGGGTTGGTTGCCGTTCCGGGGCGCAGCTCATCCATGGGGAAGGACAGCACGTCGGTGGGGCCCGGCTCGTCCATCCATTCGATGTGCAGTTTTTCCATGGTGGGCACGTCCGCGAGGATCACCGAAACTTCCGTTTGGGGGTGCACAAACATGGCGCCCAGGATGTGCTTGATCAGCCTGACGAGATCTTCCTGCGGCACCTCCACGCCGGATTCATTGTTAATTTCGATGCTCATCGTGAGGTGCTGTCCTTAGGTGTCGTGGGGCTGGGATGTGCGTCGTCCCAGGAGTTGTAGGCGCTGACAATGGCCCCCACCAGGCGGTGGCGGACAACGTCGCTAGCGTCCAGGATTGAAAAATTGATGTCGTCGACGTCGTGCAGGATTTCCCTGACCACCCGCAGCCCCGACTTGGTGCCGGAGGGCAGGTCGACCTGGGTGATGTCGCCGGTGACGACGATCTTGGAACCAAAGCCAAGACGTGTCAGGAACATTTTCATCTGTTCCGGCGTGGTGTTCTGTGCTTCATCCAAAATTATGAAGGCATCGTTGAGTGTCCGCCCGCGCATATACGCCAGTGGAGCAACTTCTATGGTGCCTGCCGCCATGAGCCTGGGGATGGTTTCGGGATCCATCATGTCGTGCAGGGCGTCGTACAGCGGGCGCAGATACGGGTCAATCTTGTCGTTGAGGGTTCCGGGCAGGAAGCCGAGGCGTTCCCCTGCCTCAACGGCCGGACGGGTCAGGATGATCCGGCTGACTTCCTTGTGCTGCAGCGCCTGGACGGCCTTGGCCATGGCCAGGTACGTTTTTCCGGTGCCGGCCGGTCCTATGCCAAAAACCACGGTGTTGCGGTCGATGGCGTCAACATACTCTTTTTGGTTGGCCGTCTTGGGCCTGATGGTCCGTCCCCTGCTGGAGAGAATGTCATAGCTGAGTATGTCCACGGCAGGGGAATCCGGGCGGCTCTTGAGCATCGCCACCAATTGTTCCCACACGGCCGCATTCATGGTGTTGTTGCGGGCCACCATGCCGCGCGCTTCTTCCATAAGGTGCATGATGCGCGGAACCACGGAGGAAGGACCGGTCATGGTCAAGACATTGCCGCGTGCCAGAAAGCTGACATCGGGATAAAGGTTTTCAACAATCCGTAAACCTTCGTCTTCGGCACCAAGGGTAGCGACCATTTGCTCGGTGGAGAGAAAGTGCACCACTTCTGTACGCGTGCCGTCCACGGAATGCGGGAAGTGCCGCCCGGGCCCCTCATCGGGGTATGCATCAGGGCGGTGTGCTGTTGTCTCTGCCATAAGTTCGGCCTGGACCGGCCTGAAATCTCTCCTTGACGCCACCGGAATATATTTCCGGAATTCCAGTAATGCTGTGTTCCATAAATTCTAGTGCACTCCTTCACCGGCGGGACCCATATACCGGTTAAGCCGTCAGCGCATCTTTGGCCCATCCTGTGACACAAGTGTTTCGATACGGTTTCAGTTCATTGCCAACAGCACATTTTCGCAGCATTCGGGCCTGTGGCTGTGCCAAGCTAGAGGTGTTCGAAAGTCTTGTGGGGATACTGATGAACGCCACCTGACCATCGGCAAACGCAGAGAGCTGCGGCCGGCTGAACGAAGACCAGATGAGCGAGAGCCCCACCCCATGCCTGCTTTCTCCCCCGCACCGTCAAGACGGCACGCCGTCTGCGCTGATGTGAGCCGTCGGGAGCGCCGCACCGTGGAACGCCTGCGCATGGTTGACCGTTTCGCGATCCTTGGCCTTTCCCTGTCGCTGGCACTTGCCGGCTGCACCTCGGACGGCACAGGCGAGGGCGATGCGACCATGCCAGCCAGTTCCACCACATCCTCTTCTGCCTTGGTTACCGATGCCCCGCTCGAGACTGCCACCGCCTCACAGACGTTGCCCGTGTACTGGCTGGGACGCAGCAATGACGATGTGTTCCTGTACCGCGAATTTTTTCCGTCGAAGTCGACCGACGATCCCATGGTGGCTGCCCTGCGCACCATGATGAGCAGCAAGCCCAACGATCCTGACTACTTCTCATTGTGGAACAGCCCCTCACGCCTGGGTGCCTCAATTTCCGCCAAAAATGTGATCACGGTTGATGTTTCAGCGGACGCGTTCGGCCAGAAGGTGGATGAGGGTATTGCCAAGCGGTCCATCGCCCAACTGGTGTATACGGCGACGGCGGCAGCTGCCATGGCCGGTCTCGTCGACACCAGCTCCTCCATCCAGGTTTCGGTGCTGGTGGACGGGCACACAGGCTACGACGCCTTTGGCCACGTATCCTTGGACAAGCCTTTGACCCGCGACGCTTCTCTCGTGGCCCCCGTGTGGATCATCGATCCCTCCAACGACGCCACATACAAAACTCTGCCGTTGAAGGTTGAGGGGCAGGGCATCTCCCCCACCGGAAATCTGAGCTGGTCGCTGGCCAAGGTCAGCAATGACACGGTCGGTGAGGAATACCTGAATGGAACTGTGGCCATTCCGGAGGGTCCCAATGAGTTGGGCAACTTTAGTTTTTCGCTGATCCCGCCGCCTGGTGCCTATCAGCTCTCGGTGTTCCTTGACGATCCCCAGGCACCCGGCAAGAGGTTGGGCGTGGACACCAAAATGGTCAGGATTGCCGGACAGAACGTTAAATAGTCCGGCTGCCGGGACTGTTTAACGTGCTTACCAGCGGCCCAGCTGTTGGCTGAGAAGTACGACGGCGGCCGGTCCGGCGGTCGATGAGCGCAGGACATGGTGGCCCAGCAGGGCGGTCTTGGCGCCGGCTGCCGTGAACGCGGCAACTTCCGCTGCGCTCATGCCGCCTTCCGGACCCACGATCAACAGCACCGTGCCGGGCGCAGCATCCGCCGCCCGGGAGTCCTGCCAGTGGCGTGCCACCTCGGCCACCGGGTCGGTGGCATCTTCATGCAAAATCAAGGCCAGCCCGGCTGCGGCTATCTGCTCGCACACCCCTGCCGTCCCCACGAGGGCCCCGACCGTGGGAACCGTTGCCCGGCGCGCCTGTTTGGCGGCGGCAGTCACCACCTGGCGCCACTTTTCGGGGCCCTTCACGGTCTTGTCCAGCTTCCAGCGCACAATGGAGCGTTCAGCCTGCCACGGCAGCACCGCGTCAATGCCCAGTTCGGTGGCTGTCTCAATGGCCAGCTCGTCCCTGTCCCCCTTGGCCAGTGCCTGGATCAAGGTGAAGGTGATGGCCGGTGCAGGCTCCTGGAGCACCGTCTGGACGGCCACCGTCAGCGAACCCTTTTCAGCGTGGCTGACGGTGCAGACCAAACGCAGCCCTCCGCCGTCGCACACGTCAACCGGCTCACCCGCGGCGAGCCGCTTGACGGTGGTGGCATGGCGCCCTTCGGCCCCGTCGAGGGTAAAGACGGCACCGGGGACGAGTCCGGCCAGCGCCGCGGAGCCGGCGTAAAAGACTGGGTTGCTCATGCGGGCCTAGAAGTTGCCGAGCTTGTCACGGAGCTTGGCGAACATGCCGCCGCTGCTGACAAGTTTGCCTTCCGAGAAGGTTTCCCCACGCAGTGCGGCGAGCTGCTTGAGCAGTTCCTCCTGGGCGGCGTCGGGCTTGGTGGGCGTTTCCACGTGGATGTGCACCTTCATGTCGCCACGGCCGAATCCGCGCAGGTGCGTCACACCCAGGCCGCGCAGGTTGATGACCTCACCGGCCTGGGTGCCGGGCTTGATGCTGACGGGCTGTTCGCCGTCGAACGTTTCAAAGGTGAGTTCGGTGCCGAGTGCGGCCGCCGTCATGGGCACGCTCAGGGTGGCGTGCAGGTCGTCGCCCTCGCGCAGGAAGGCGGGGTCGTTGTTGACCTTCATCTCCACGTAGAGGTCACCGGAGGGGCCGCCGGCGGGACCCGCTTCGCCCTGCCCGGACAGTTGGATGCGGGTGCCTGTGCTCACGCCGGCCGGGACCTTGATGGTCAGTGTGCGGCGGTGGCGGATGCGCCCCTCGCCCATGCATTCGTTGCAGGGGTCGATGATCATGGTGCCGAAGCCTTGGCAGGAGTTGCAGGTGGCCAGGGTCATGACGTTGCCCAGGATGGAGCGCATGGGGCGCTGGATCTGGCCGCTGCCATGGCAAACGTCACACGTGGTGGGGTGCGTGCCGGGGCGGCAGCAGCTGCCGTCGCAGGTGGGGCACGTGATGGCCGTGTCGATTTCAAGCTTCTTGTTGACTCCGAACACGGCTTCACGCAATTCCACGCGAACCGTGATCAGTGCGTCCTGGCCGCGCCGGGTGCGTGAGGCCGGGCCGCGGCCGCCGCCCCCGCCACCGCCGCCACCCCCGCCGAAGAACGTCTCAAAGATGTCCTGGAACGCAAAGCCGTCGCCACCGAAGTTGCTGGCGCCGGCACCGTTGTCGTTGCCGTTTTCATTGCCGGTGGTGTCGTAGACGCGGCGCTTCTGCGGGTCGGATAGCACCTCATAGGCGTGTGTAACGGCCTTGAAGCGGTCCTGTGCGTCCGCGGCGTCGTTGACGTCCGGGTGCAGCTTCCGGGCAAGCTTGCGGTAAGCCTTCTTGATTTCCTCGGGAGTGGCGTCGCGTGAAACGCCCAGGGCGTCGTAATGGTTGCTCAAAATGTTGCTCTCTTGTAAATAGTGAAACGGCGGCCGTTTAGCCGGCCAAGATTCGTGATAGGTATTGTGCCACTGCGCGCACGCTTGACATGGTGTTGGGGTAGTCCATACGGGTGGGTCCCACAATGCCCAGCTTGGCCCCCTCGCCGGGTCCGTAGCTGCTGGCCACGACCGATGCCTCGGCCAATGAATCGTGCGGATTCTCCCTGCCGATGACCACTGCCATACCCAGGGAATCCTGTGCCATGGCCTCCAGGAGGCGCAGCAGCACCACCTGCTCCTCCAGCGCGTCGAGGACGGGCCCGATGCTCAGCGGGAAATCGTTATTGGAGCGGGCAAGATTTGCGGTACCGGCCATGACGATGCGGTCTTCACGGGCGTTGCGGGCCAGCAGCGCCAAGCCTTGGGCGAGCCTCGCTGCCGG
This genomic interval from Arthrobacter sp. PAMC 25486 contains the following:
- the era gene encoding GTPase Era, whose protein sequence is MSKNKGKSGLIESKGDDFRAGFAVLAGRPNAGKSTLTNALVGQKVAITSAKPQTTRHTIRGIVHRDNFQLVLVDTPGLHRPRTLLGKRLNDLVADTLSEVDVIGFCLPANEKIGPGDRYIAAQLGNVGNKPVIAIVTKTDTVDRQAVTDQLIAVEKLGREVIGERGFAAVVPVSAVEDFQVETLAKVFADYLPLSPALYPDGELTDEPEAVMVAELIREAALEGVRDELPHSLAVVVEEIIPREGRSEDNPLLDVRVNLYVERPSQKAIIIGKGGARLREVGTNARKGIEALLGTKIYLDLHVKVAKDWQRDPKQLVKLGF
- a CDS encoding 16S rRNA (uracil(1498)-N(3))-methyltransferase, with translation MSNPVFYAGSAALAGLVPGAVFTLDGAEGRHATTVKRLAAGEPVDVCDGGGLRLVCTVSHAEKGSLTVAVQTVLQEPAPAITFTLIQALAKGDRDELAIETATELGIDAVLPWQAERSIVRWKLDKTVKGPEKWRQVVTAAAKQARRATVPTVGALVGTAGVCEQIAAAGLALILHEDATDPVAEVARHWQDSRAADAAPGTVLLIVGPEGGMSAAEVAAFTAAGAKTALLGHHVLRSSTAGPAAVVLLSQQLGRW
- the dnaJ gene encoding molecular chaperone DnaJ; the protein is MSNHYDALGVSRDATPEEIKKAYRKLARKLHPDVNDAADAQDRFKAVTHAYEVLSDPQKRRVYDTTGNENGNDNGAGASNFGGDGFAFQDIFETFFGGGGGGGGGGGRGPASRTRRGQDALITVRVELREAVFGVNKKLEIDTAITCPTCDGSCCRPGTHPTTCDVCHGSGQIQRPMRSILGNVMTLATCNSCQGFGTMIIDPCNECMGEGRIRHRRTLTIKVPAGVSTGTRIQLSGQGEAGPAGGPSGDLYVEMKVNNDPAFLREGDDLHATLSVPMTAAALGTELTFETFDGEQPVSIKPGTQAGEVINLRGLGVTHLRGFGRGDMKVHIHVETPTKPDAAQEELLKQLAALRGETFSEGKLVSSGGMFAKLRDKLGNF
- a CDS encoding LCP family protein, translating into MGRRRAETGQAKAASTPRSGPRSSAGPVGRHFKPAKKPSLWLRITALTLSAVVVLGLGTAGLLFYKLQTNVTTAELNVGIGNKSSNQPQAEQTGSLQILIMGTDTRAGANSEYGTADDSTGEGNADVMLLMDISADNSRVSVTSFPRDLMVPIPDCKSADGNGVIAGSLAGQLNASLQAGPGCTVAAINDITGLTIDHFMLADFTAVKELSTALGGVEVCIDHALNDNPGSGLVLPAGNSWISGEQALQFLRTRHSFGDASDLSRIQAQQYFLGSMIRKVKSEGTLTNLPKLYNLADVVTRNLTIDQGLANIPSMVGIATRLAKIDLAQVAFVTVPTAAYVGDNNKVQLLEPDAAQFFAALRNGTSLTPEPAAPEETPGTETPGAETDPATDPATEVPAYDKALQPISIANASSLVGRSMELIQLLAADGFTNTFSVGDVPAEAQTRVLYGADMADVAADVAALFKLPETAVVSDPTIVGVRLLVGSDWVSGTEYGTTVVPEKIVSSTADQPGQCLTVNPDMYPR
- the ybeY gene encoding rRNA maturation RNase YbeY; its protein translation is MSIEINNESGVEVPQEDLVRLIKHILGAMFVHPQTEVSVILADVPTMEKLHIEWMDEPGPTDVLSFPMDELRPGTATNPTAPGLLGDIVLCPVVAAEQGEAAGHSMEEELLLLTTHGMLHLMGYDHAEPEEKEEMFGLQRELLSSFLGKEAPRETMK
- a CDS encoding PhoH family protein, producing the protein MAETTAHRPDAYPDEGPGRHFPHSVDGTRTEVVHFLSTEQMVATLGAEDEGLRIVENLYPDVSFLARGNVLTMTGPSSVVPRIMHLMEEARGMVARNNTMNAAVWEQLVAMLKSRPDSPAVDILSYDILSSRGRTIRPKTANQKEYVDAIDRNTVVFGIGPAGTGKTYLAMAKAVQALQHKEVSRIILTRPAVEAGERLGFLPGTLNDKIDPYLRPLYDALHDMMDPETIPRLMAAGTIEVAPLAYMRGRTLNDAFIILDEAQNTTPEQMKMFLTRLGFGSKIVVTGDITQVDLPSGTKSGLRVVREILHDVDDINFSILDASDVVRHRLVGAIVSAYNSWDDAHPSPTTPKDSTSR
- a CDS encoding GerMN domain-containing protein — translated: MPAFSPAPSRRHAVCADVSRRERRTVERLRMVDRFAILGLSLSLALAGCTSDGTGEGDATMPASSTTSSSALVTDAPLETATASQTLPVYWLGRSNDDVFLYREFFPSKSTDDPMVAALRTMMSSKPNDPDYFSLWNSPSRLGASISAKNVITVDVSADAFGQKVDEGIAKRSIAQLVYTATAAAAMAGLVDTSSSIQVSVLVDGHTGYDAFGHVSLDKPLTRDASLVAPVWIIDPSNDATYKTLPLKVEGQGISPTGNLSWSLAKVSNDTVGEEYLNGTVAIPEGPNELGNFSFSLIPPPGAYQLSVFLDDPQAPGKRLGVDTKMVRIAGQNVK
- a CDS encoding hemolysin family protein, whose product is MTLVALPVMGVIFTVIAAFMAALESALSFFPRHDAEAVAAHGRHASLEKVLAEPAVHLNALRFWRVWSEMAAAVAVAIFLVGLLGNEWIAGLIATVVMAVLGFMLVGVSPRRLGRMHASALIGRSAWLVHLLRRILGPIPEWLIRLGSLLAKDTTGSDDAFVSEEEFREFVDRASEADMIEDDEAELIHSVFDLGETMVRAVMVPRTEIISVDQGGALEDALEIFLRSGYSRIPVIGESTDHILGVLYLKDVVATLHRLGDHEEAPKVEQLARSVRYVPESKTVADLLKELQRESTHFAIVVDEYGGTAGLVTLEDLIEEIVGEIADEYDQVSPEVQKLPDGRYLVKARMAIDELGELFGKDIDDDEVDTAGGLLAKHLGRIPSVGNSVEVNGILLVAQRIEGSPNRVSHLIASAIEPAENDSTAIKTPTEQQHRSDHE